The Mammaliicoccus sciuri genome window below encodes:
- a CDS encoding cysteine hydrolase family protein → MKGLLIIDVHKKFLKGENGCDTKNKILALGELFKNENLPIFIIKHDDCGELDNDINNLSDILIKKDTPSAFFNTPLKVLLDEYKVTELVIVGFNIEYCVLFTAISAFEFGFKVHVVEDACGTVNDENTYDMPGLDINDFIGSILNWSKVIEVPYLDEYLIYHKNS, encoded by the coding sequence ATGAAAGGCTTATTGATAATAGATGTACATAAAAAGTTTTTAAAAGGTGAGAATGGATGTGATACTAAAAATAAAATATTAGCTTTAGGTGAACTATTCAAAAATGAAAATTTACCTATTTTCATAATAAAACATGATGATTGTGGAGAATTAGATAATGATATAAATAATTTAAGTGATATTCTTATTAAAAAAGATACACCTAGTGCATTTTTTAATACTCCTTTAAAAGTCTTATTAGATGAATATAAAGTAACTGAATTAGTTATAGTCGGATTTAATATTGAATATTGTGTCCTTTTTACAGCAATTTCAGCTTTTGAATTTGGGTTTAAAGTTCATGTAGTTGAAGATGCATGTGGCACAGTAAATGATGAAAATACATATGATATGCCTGGATTAGACATTAATGATTTTATTGGCTCCATATTAAATTGGTCGAAAGTTATTGAAGTGCCTTATCTTGATGAATATTTGATTTATCATAAAAATTCTTAA
- a CDS encoding DUF456 domain-containing protein, whose protein sequence is MTAISWILIILMFVIAFIGLVKPIIPSVLFIWIGYFIYHFAIDSSKLSWVFWVVMIVFTIFMILSDIIMNSYFVKKFGGSKLGETMAAVGVIIGCFVFPPFGIIIVPFVLVFVTEIIQKGDIAAATNASVGSLLGFLTSSIAKALIMVVMIIWFFIDIII, encoded by the coding sequence ATGACAGCAATAAGTTGGATATTAATTATCTTAATGTTTGTAATTGCATTTATAGGATTAGTGAAACCTATTATTCCATCCGTATTATTTATATGGATAGGGTATTTCATTTATCACTTTGCAATTGATTCAAGCAAATTGTCTTGGGTATTTTGGGTAGTAATGATTGTATTTACAATATTTATGATCTTGTCAGATATCATTATGAATAGTTATTTCGTTAAGAAATTTGGAGGTTCTAAATTAGGAGAGACAATGGCTGCAGTCGGTGTCATTATCGGTTGTTTCGTATTTCCTCCATTTGGAATTATAATCGTTCCATTTGTATTAGTATTTGTAACAGAAATCATTCAAAAAGGTGATATCGCAGCTGCAACAAATGCAAGCGTAGGATCATTACTTGGTTTCTTAACAAGCTCAATAGCAAAAGCATTGATTATGGTAGTCATGATCATATGGTTCTTTATTGATATTATTATTTAA
- a CDS encoding sugar efflux transporter translates to MFLKLFQIKNYKLFTANMGLLGMAIAITVPFLVLYATQHLGMSKGQYGLLMALAAGASFTVNSIVARFSDSGKINRKYLIITALIMGALCFSIYFYIHTIWVFIALYAMFQGLAAPAMPQMYASARESINESAYKDRSIFANTVLRSTFSLGFLFGPLIGTVLLSAFGYDGLFGGTVALFLTVLVLLIIFYKEPKKVIKNAIGNFTEKKAPNLMKEPTLLIPFLAFILLHVGQWMYTLNMPLYVTEYLKDNESHVGYLASLCAGLEVPFMIILGSIASKFKTKTLLMVGSIFGFGYYFSIGVFDSFVAMLIGQLALAFFLAILLGLGISYFQDILPEFPGYASTLFANAMVIGQLGGNLLGGIMSDIVGLGNVFFVSSLSIAVAFVLLIFTVEHTTHNETKVR, encoded by the coding sequence ATGTTTTTGAAATTATTTCAAATAAAAAATTACAAACTCTTTACCGCAAATATGGGTTTACTCGGTATGGCAATTGCGATTACTGTTCCATTTCTAGTGTTGTATGCGACGCAACATTTAGGCATGTCGAAAGGGCAATATGGTTTGTTAATGGCGCTTGCAGCAGGGGCATCATTTACAGTAAACTCTATTGTTGCTAGATTTTCAGATAGTGGCAAAATTAATCGTAAATATCTTATCATTACCGCACTTATTATGGGTGCATTATGTTTCTCCATTTATTTCTACATACATACAATTTGGGTGTTTATCGCACTTTACGCAATGTTCCAAGGTTTAGCTGCACCAGCAATGCCTCAAATGTATGCCTCAGCACGTGAATCAATTAATGAATCAGCTTATAAGGATAGAAGTATATTTGCTAATACAGTTCTACGTTCTACATTTTCATTAGGATTTTTATTTGGTCCTTTAATTGGGACAGTATTGTTAAGTGCCTTTGGATATGATGGATTGTTTGGTGGAACGGTAGCACTATTTTTAACAGTTTTAGTATTATTAATTATATTTTATAAAGAGCCGAAGAAAGTTATTAAAAATGCTATCGGTAATTTTACTGAAAAGAAAGCACCAAACTTAATGAAAGAACCGACGTTATTAATACCGTTCTTAGCATTCATTTTGTTACATGTCGGTCAGTGGATGTACACACTGAATATGCCATTATATGTAACAGAATATCTTAAAGACAATGAATCACATGTCGGCTATTTAGCAAGTTTATGTGCGGGATTAGAAGTTCCGTTTATGATTATACTTGGTAGTATTGCAAGTAAGTTCAAAACAAAAACATTATTAATGGTTGGTTCTATTTTTGGATTCGGTTATTACTTTAGCATCGGGGTGTTTGATAGTTTCGTAGCAATGTTGATAGGACAACTAGCATTAGCATTCTTCTTAGCTATTTTACTCGGTTTAGGTATTAGTTATTTCCAAGATATTTTACCAGAATTTCCAGGTTACGCATCAACATTGTTTGCCAATGCAATGGTAATCGGTCAGTTAGGTGGAAATTTATTAGGTGGTATTATGAGTGATATAGTTGGACTAGGCAATGTATTCTTTGTTTCAAGTTTATCAATAGCAGTAGCATTTGTATTACTTATTTTCACAGTAGAACATACGACACATAACGAAACTAAAGTAAGATAG
- a CDS encoding MOSC domain-containing protein, which translates to MDYKVDYISVGKIANITFSDQKSKKTAIFKKPFKDKVYLTHTGFVEDEQQYKGHGGPEKALCFYSKDNYAYWDDIIDLLPKYAIFGENITVSGLTEEDLNIGDTYELGEAIIQVSCPRQPCATIAQRYGIKDLVKRMADSYRTGCYFRVLKEGYVAQNDNMRLIEQTEPKLSIYALNETRFKDSKNLQRIDNILNHEAINDETRDIFTKLRERLS; encoded by the coding sequence GTGGATTACAAAGTAGATTATATATCAGTCGGAAAAATTGCTAATATCACATTTAGCGATCAAAAATCTAAAAAGACTGCCATTTTCAAAAAACCTTTTAAAGATAAGGTGTACTTAACACATACAGGCTTTGTTGAAGACGAACAGCAATACAAAGGACACGGTGGCCCTGAAAAAGCCCTCTGTTTTTACAGCAAAGATAATTATGCATATTGGGATGACATTATTGATTTGTTACCGAAGTATGCAATTTTCGGAGAGAATATAACCGTTTCAGGTTTAACAGAAGAAGATTTAAACATTGGTGACACTTACGAACTTGGTGAAGCGATCATTCAAGTTTCATGTCCAAGACAACCTTGCGCTACAATCGCACAACGATATGGCATTAAAGACTTAGTTAAACGCATGGCTGATAGTTATCGAACAGGCTGTTACTTCAGAGTATTAAAAGAAGGATACGTAGCACAGAATGACAATATGAGATTAATTGAGCAAACTGAGCCTAAACTATCGATTTATGCATTGAATGAAACACGATTTAAAGATAGTAAAAATCTACAACGTATCGACAATATTTTAAATCACGAAGCGATTAATGATGAAACCCGCGATATATTTACGAAGTTAAGAGAACGTCTGTCATAA
- a CDS encoding IS110 family transposase, producing MKLKLLKFNNLGVIFIEYFGIDVGKGKSFIAHYSNNEFVKEFEITHDNNGFESLNKYIKDFAGVYFLFEATGIYSKVLEKFCTVNNISFCVINPLEAKLLTNSLRNWKTDKSDAHKLAVLAKNINKKPSRNLMEEKYVKLRELTRYYEEINNQ from the coding sequence GTGAAGTTAAAGCTTCTTAAATTTAATAACTTAGGAGTGATTTTTATCGAATATTTTGGTATAGATGTTGGAAAAGGAAAGAGTTTTATTGCACATTATTCAAACAATGAATTTGTTAAAGAATTTGAAATTACCCACGATAATAATGGTTTTGAGTCACTAAACAAATATATAAAGGATTTCGCAGGAGTATATTTTTTATTTGAAGCTACTGGTATATATTCAAAAGTGTTAGAGAAATTCTGTACAGTTAACAACATTTCATTTTGTGTAATTAACCCTCTTGAGGCAAAATTACTAACTAATTCTTTAAGAAATTGGAAAACAGATAAATCTGATGCACATAAACTTGCCGTTTTAGCTAAAAATATAAATAAAAAACCTTCTAGAAATTTAATGGAAGAAAAATACGTAAAACTGAGAGAACTGACAAGATACTATGAAGAAATTAACAATCAATAA
- a CDS encoding transposase, with translation MVSYPSVSKDSFLTDKLIYVIEDLLNLMKRHASIKQRLLVLAEEFEEFKIIKSIPGIGDLTAIMIIGELGDIKSFDSHKQLNAYVGIDIKRYQSGKTHFKDKINKRGNKHARSLFYLIIKNFLLGQRLFKNHIIDYYYKLKKQPNGKGHKTASIACVNKLLKTIHYLVINNKEYDYHLSPH, from the coding sequence ATGGTCAGTTATCCTTCTGTTTCTAAAGATTCATTTTTAACAGATAAATTAATTTATGTGATTGAAGATTTATTAAATCTAATGAAACGGCATGCTTCTATAAAACAAAGGTTATTAGTGTTAGCTGAGGAATTCGAAGAATTTAAAATAATTAAATCTATTCCTGGCATTGGTGATTTAACAGCCATAATGATTATTGGCGAATTAGGTGACATCAAATCCTTTGATTCTCATAAACAATTGAATGCATATGTAGGCATTGATATAAAAAGATATCAGTCTGGTAAAACGCATTTTAAAGATAAAATTAACAAACGTGGAAACAAACATGCTAGATCATTATTTTACTTAATCATTAAAAATTTCCTGTTGGGTCAAAGGTTATTTAAAAATCATATTATCGACTATTATTACAAATTAAAAAAGCAGCCTAATGGCAAAGGCCACAAGACTGCTTCAATAGCTTGCGTTAACAAGCTACTTAAAACCATTCATTATCTAGTTATAAATAATAAAGAATATGATTATCACTTGTCTCCACACTGA
- a CDS encoding LysR family transcriptional regulator, which produces MKVDDYKLLVTLEDVKTLRKAADILYISQPAVSQRLKTIENFFGIDIFIRTKKQLITTNEGSLVIEHARKMLKEERLLLDKISSKIGEVNGSISIGVSSLIGQTILPQVLGEYTHLYPNVDIQLQIGSSEHIKQYQNDFHIMVVRGNEVMNVQNDLLLNEQHYFIYPKNRKQDLHLLPMIEFQAEPIYLKQIEEWYSDYLQQEYHALIKVDQIATCKALLLNGVGVTVLPELVIGDIDTDKFEIKKLNVMRKPLTRSTYICYEHNVLQLPQVKSFIEVLKNYINQLEIGKK; this is translated from the coding sequence TTGAAAGTAGACGATTATAAGTTACTCGTAACATTAGAAGACGTAAAGACATTAAGGAAAGCAGCAGACATTCTCTATATATCTCAGCCGGCAGTGAGTCAAAGGTTAAAAACAATTGAAAACTTTTTCGGCATAGATATTTTTATAAGAACAAAGAAGCAATTGATAACAACAAATGAAGGTTCACTTGTAATTGAGCACGCTCGAAAAATGTTAAAAGAAGAACGTTTATTATTAGATAAAATCAGTTCTAAAATAGGTGAAGTAAATGGTAGCATTTCAATAGGTGTATCTTCATTAATCGGACAGACTATTCTCCCACAAGTATTAGGAGAATACACGCACTTATATCCTAATGTGGATATACAATTACAAATCGGTTCAAGTGAACATATTAAACAATATCAGAATGACTTTCACATCATGGTCGTAAGAGGAAATGAAGTCATGAATGTTCAAAATGATCTCCTACTTAATGAACAGCATTACTTTATATATCCTAAAAATAGAAAACAAGATCTACACCTTTTACCAATGATCGAGTTTCAAGCAGAACCTATCTACTTAAAACAAATAGAAGAGTGGTATTCAGATTATTTACAACAAGAATACCATGCACTGATTAAAGTCGATCAAATTGCTACATGTAAAGCATTATTATTAAATGGTGTAGGTGTAACAGTCTTACCTGAACTCGTTATAGGTGATATCGATACAGATAAATTTGAAATCAAGAAATTAAACGTCATGCGTAAACCACTGACAAGATCTACATATATTTGTTATGAACATAACGTATTACAATTACCACAAGTGAAATCATTCATAGAAGTCTTAAAGAACTATATTAATCAGCTTGAAATAGGTAAAAAATAA
- a CDS encoding undecaprenyl-diphosphate phosphatase: MLIIEIIKYVFLGLLQGITEPIPVSSSGHLVMAQEFLGLHTDGLTFEIVVNTASLIAVLILFRKDIITLIVDALKYIKGDRTESIKKNFQLVMYLVIATIPAGVLGIIFKDIIGDTKSVIMVGIMLIVTGIALWFIKNKRGQKLEKDLSLKDAIIVGLFQAIALIPGISRSGATIVGALGVGMNQKTAFKFSFLLYIPVSLGTTLLGIKDIVETPPDTSLMISYVFAFIASLVASYFSLKWLQGIMERGQLGIFSKYCFIVGPLTIILALIFL; encoded by the coding sequence ATGCTTATTATCGAAATTATTAAATATGTTTTTCTTGGGCTACTTCAAGGTATAACTGAACCGATTCCGGTTTCTTCAAGCGGACATCTCGTTATGGCACAAGAATTTTTAGGATTACATACGGACGGTTTAACATTTGAAATTGTTGTGAATACCGCTTCATTAATTGCCGTGCTTATCTTATTTAGAAAAGATATTATCACGCTTATTGTTGATGCACTTAAATATATTAAAGGTGACCGTACCGAATCTATTAAGAAAAATTTCCAACTTGTGATGTACTTAGTCATTGCAACGATTCCTGCAGGTGTTCTAGGTATTATCTTCAAAGATATTATTGGGGATACTAAAAGTGTGATTATGGTAGGTATCATGCTTATCGTCACTGGTATCGCATTGTGGTTTATTAAGAATAAACGTGGACAAAAGCTTGAAAAAGATTTGTCACTGAAAGACGCTATTATCGTAGGTCTATTTCAAGCAATTGCGTTAATACCTGGAATAAGTAGAAGTGGTGCAACGATTGTTGGTGCATTAGGTGTAGGTATGAACCAAAAAACAGCATTTAAATTCTCATTCTTACTATATATTCCAGTAAGTCTAGGTACAACTTTACTTGGTATTAAAGATATTGTTGAAACACCACCCGATACATCATTGATGATTTCATATGTATTTGCATTTATTGCATCTCTTGTAGCAAGTTATTTCTCTCTAAAATGGTTACAAGGCATTATGGAACGTGGACAATTAGGTATCTTTAGTAAATATTGTTTCATCGTAGGTCCATTAACAATCATACTTGCGCTAATCTTCCTATAA
- a CDS encoding DUF402 domain-containing protein yields MKVKYIDKRHWRRLLNREYKEVVLDTNHFKGLVGLVTMVQVKEPLQVNVVGREITVADNGYKWMQILPEKKPYSITVMYDKQNKPVQYYFDVNLRNITQLGNARTLDLCLDVLVIPKSGEYELVDEDDLERMLKEKKISKAQFHKAYVTAHEIMFKLEADFKGIEKKIRYCFHEIMNAK; encoded by the coding sequence ATGAAAGTTAAGTATATTGACAAACGTCATTGGCGACGTCTCCTTAATCGCGAATATAAAGAAGTTGTATTGGACACCAATCATTTTAAAGGGCTAGTTGGATTAGTAACAATGGTACAAGTAAAAGAGCCTTTACAAGTAAATGTGGTAGGCAGGGAAATTACAGTTGCGGATAATGGATATAAGTGGATGCAAATCTTACCTGAAAAGAAGCCATATAGTATCACTGTAATGTACGATAAACAAAATAAACCAGTACAATACTATTTTGATGTGAATTTGAGGAATATCACACAACTTGGCAATGCTAGAACATTAGATTTATGTCTTGATGTATTAGTGATACCGAAGTCGGGTGAATATGAACTTGTTGATGAAGATGATTTAGAAAGAATGCTCAAAGAGAAGAAAATATCTAAAGCCCAATTCCATAAGGCATATGTTACAGCTCATGAAATTATGTTTAAATTAGAGGCGGATTTCAAAGGAATTGAAAAGAAAATCAGATATTGTTTTCACGAAATTATGAATGCGAAGTGA
- a CDS encoding DHA2 family efflux MFS transporter permease subunit → MTSTFTVAYIIVAILLWIGINAFVLKRKKSKSVSKQVTDETTENKETQLKSKDDNINHQPERSNIEKMEAEHKSSNSEMNETTSNNMSSDDHDKESGESHEHTELSDRGMELNEDEPINEQIKKNHVNFVYGKGISRNKILVAMMFGMFIAILNQTLLNVALPVINNEFSISASTGQWLMTGFMLVNGILIPISAFLISKYSYRRLFLIAMTLFTVGSIICALSFNFPMMMTGRVIQAVGAGVLMPLGSNVFMTIFPPEKRGAAMGTLGIAFILAPAIGPTLSGWIVQNYHWNVMFYGMFAIGLVSIFISFFWFRIYQKTTNPKPDVQGIIFSTLGFGLLLYGFSEAGNDGWTSLTVSLSLIIGVIFTALFVIREVRMKNPMLDMSALKYSGFTLTTIINVIVTMSLFGGMILLPIYLQNLRGFTPLDSGLLLLPGSLIMGFMGPIAGKMLDSFGIKPLALIGLTIMTFATWELTQLNMDTPYTTILVIYIVRSFGMSFIMMPIMTAGMNSLPQRLIPHGNAISNTVRQLAGSIGTAILVTVMTQNTTSHLANMSDNMDSTNPMIQEQIKALSESVGGQEAGTTALFTYFNKLATVQGINDAFWIATLFSVIALILSLFLKGKSHYLSKE, encoded by the coding sequence ATGACATCAACCTTTACGGTGGCTTATATAATTGTAGCAATCCTATTATGGATTGGAATTAATGCATTTGTTTTAAAACGCAAAAAAAGTAAATCAGTTTCTAAGCAAGTAACTGATGAAACAACAGAAAACAAAGAAACACAATTGAAATCAAAAGATGATAATATCAATCATCAACCAGAACGTTCAAATATTGAAAAAATGGAAGCTGAACATAAGTCATCTAACTCAGAGATGAACGAAACAACTTCTAATAACATGTCTTCTGATGATCATGATAAAGAATCAGGTGAATCACATGAACATACTGAATTATCTGATCGTGGTATGGAATTAAACGAAGACGAACCAATTAATGAACAAATTAAGAAAAATCATGTCAATTTCGTATATGGCAAAGGTATTTCAAGAAATAAAATTTTAGTTGCGATGATGTTTGGTATGTTTATAGCTATTTTAAACCAAACATTATTAAATGTTGCTTTACCGGTTATTAACAATGAGTTCAGTATTTCAGCGTCTACAGGACAATGGTTAATGACAGGATTTATGTTAGTGAATGGTATCTTAATACCAATCAGTGCATTTCTAATAAGTAAATATTCATACAGAAGACTATTTCTTATTGCAATGACGTTGTTTACAGTTGGATCAATTATATGTGCTTTATCATTTAACTTCCCAATGATGATGACAGGTCGTGTTATCCAAGCAGTTGGTGCAGGTGTGTTAATGCCATTAGGTTCAAACGTATTTATGACAATATTCCCACCAGAAAAACGTGGTGCGGCAATGGGTACTTTAGGTATTGCATTTATTTTAGCACCAGCAATCGGACCAACATTATCAGGTTGGATTGTACAAAACTATCATTGGAATGTCATGTTCTATGGTATGTTTGCAATTGGTTTAGTCTCAATATTTATTAGTTTCTTCTGGTTTAGAATTTATCAAAAAACTACTAATCCAAAACCAGACGTTCAAGGTATTATCTTTAGTACTTTAGGATTCGGCTTATTACTTTACGGATTTAGTGAAGCGGGTAACGATGGATGGACTTCATTAACAGTTTCATTATCATTGATTATCGGTGTTATCTTCACAGCATTATTCGTTATTCGTGAAGTGAGAATGAAAAATCCAATGCTTGATATGTCAGCATTAAAATATTCAGGCTTTACATTGACTACGATCATTAACGTTATCGTAACAATGAGTTTATTCGGTGGTATGATCTTATTACCAATCTACTTACAGAACTTACGTGGTTTCACACCACTAGATTCAGGGTTATTACTATTACCAGGTTCACTTATAATGGGCTTCATGGGTCCTATAGCTGGTAAAATGTTAGACTCATTTGGTATCAAACCACTCGCTTTAATTGGTTTAACAATTATGACATTTGCTACTTGGGAATTGACTCAGTTGAATATGGATACACCATATACAACAATACTTGTTATTTATATTGTCCGTTCATTTGGTATGAGTTTCATCATGATGCCAATTATGACAGCAGGTATGAATTCATTACCACAACGATTAATTCCGCATGGTAATGCAATTAGTAATACAGTAAGACAATTAGCAGGGTCAATCGGTACTGCCATTCTTGTTACAGTAATGACTCAAAATACGACATCACATTTAGCAAATATGTCAGATAATATGGATTCAACAAATCCTATGATCCAAGAACAAATTAAAGCTTTATCAGAATCTGTTGGCGGTCAAGAAGCAGGTACAACTGCACTATTTACTTACTTCAATAAACTTGCAACAGTACAAGGTATTAACGATGCATTCTGGATTGCAACATTATTCAGTGTGATTGCTTTAATTTTAAGTTTATTCTTAAAAGGTAAATCTCATTATTTATCAAAAGAATAG
- a CDS encoding HlyD family secretion protein: MKKIVLVNVITIVILVAIGLVGFHYYSEATDYVKTENAKVDGEQIKIASPVSGNLTSFDAKEGKTYDKGDKIGEVAGKGEDGQSQEMDIKAPSKSTIVKTSATENSLVQAGSPIAYAYNFDDLYVTANIDDTDVEDIEKGQTVDVYIDGQEASVKGKVSQVGLATASSFSLMPSSNSNGNYTKVTQVVPVKITFDSKPSTNVVPGMNVEVRIHKN; encoded by the coding sequence ATGAAAAAAATAGTGCTTGTAAATGTTATCACTATAGTAATTTTAGTGGCTATCGGTTTAGTAGGATTCCATTATTATAGTGAAGCAACAGATTATGTAAAAACAGAAAATGCAAAAGTTGACGGTGAGCAAATCAAAATTGCTAGCCCAGTATCAGGTAACTTAACAAGCTTCGACGCTAAAGAAGGTAAAACTTATGACAAAGGCGACAAAATCGGAGAAGTAGCTGGTAAAGGTGAAGATGGACAGTCTCAAGAAATGGACATTAAAGCACCATCTAAAAGTACAATTGTAAAAACTTCTGCAACAGAAAACAGTTTAGTTCAAGCTGGATCACCAATCGCATATGCATATAACTTTGATGATTTATATGTAACAGCAAACATTGACGATACAGATGTAGAAGATATTGAAAAAGGACAAACTGTTGACGTGTATATCGACGGACAAGAAGCTAGTGTTAAAGGTAAAGTGTCTCAAGTTGGATTAGCAACTGCATCAAGTTTCTCATTGATGCCTTCATCAAATAGTAATGGAAACTATACAAAGGTGACACAAGTTGTTCCAGTGAAAATCACATTTGATTCTAAGCCATCAACAAATGTTGTTCCAGGAATGAATGTTGAAGTTCGAATCCACAAGAATTAA
- a CDS encoding TetR/AcrR family transcriptional regulator, producing the protein MKKHARQLIISNMVYLLEHYHFDEITIKMLCAECGINRSTFYAHFKDKYETYEEIKQFHMTNYETLMDNIEHSILENPDKRRKYVKQYFTNVFYYIARHQRFFTSVFVVHPEKELIISFIKLIKLRFEKLITQIGTLQDVNFFLDYTVGGQIATIYSWLKNGCVEKPEKMADIMYRNIIKINR; encoded by the coding sequence ATGAAAAAACATGCGAGACAACTAATCATAAGTAATATGGTTTACTTATTAGAACATTATCATTTTGATGAAATCACAATAAAAATGTTATGTGCAGAATGTGGCATCAATCGTTCAACATTTTACGCACATTTTAAAGATAAATATGAAACGTATGAAGAAATCAAACAGTTTCATATGACGAACTATGAAACATTAATGGATAATATAGAACATTCTATTCTTGAAAACCCTGATAAAAGAAGAAAGTATGTTAAACAGTACTTTACAAATGTCTTTTATTACATAGCAAGACATCAGCGATTTTTCACAAGCGTCTTTGTCGTCCATCCAGAAAAAGAACTCATCATCAGCTTTATCAAACTCATTAAACTAAGATTTGAAAAATTGATTACACAAATAGGTACACTTCAAGACGTCAATTTCTTCCTAGACTATACAGTCGGTGGACAAATCGCTACCATTTATAGTTGGCTAAAAAATGGATGTGTAGAAAAACCAGAAAAAATGGCAGATATTATGTATCGGAATATTATTAAAATTAATAGATAA